In Streptomyces canus, one DNA window encodes the following:
- a CDS encoding DUF6380 family protein: MDNSVQGDAAGEKWHATLRSRTASLTATADRASFKHHGVRAGEGVR; this comes from the coding sequence ATGGACAATTCGGTCCAAGGTGATGCCGCCGGAGAAAAGTGGCACGCAACCCTCCGCTCGAGGACGGCGTCCCTGACTGCAACGGCCGACCGTGCATCGTTCAAGCACCACGGCGTCCGCGCAGGGGAGGGTGTGCGATGA